The proteins below are encoded in one region of Holophagaceae bacterium:
- a CDS encoding RluA family pseudouridine synthase, protein MRIELETGYPRLDRFLSEHLPEVPRNKWDEWIREGRVLLNGEVPTKGGRKLKAGDVIETELPDMTPPARHLFAETIELPTLFEDAQLWIIDKPSGMVVHPGPGHAGGTVVNALLGRLKAALPIVDLAEDEAALDPEEEEAPRGWPGLVHRLDRFTSGCLCLTKTKEAQLSLQAQFKERGVEKRYLAMVRHSPKLPQLGSLLIDEPILRHRTDRMRMTIGGSGRPSQTRIRVLSRTPSVALLECELLTGRTHQIRVHLQHMRAPLLGDGLYGGPMRWQDVDKEPLELPHPFLHAWKLAVDHPVSGERISVEAAIPQEFREIAARLGLALPA, encoded by the coding sequence ATGCGCATTGAACTTGAAACGGGATATCCGCGGCTGGACCGCTTCCTTTCGGAGCATCTGCCGGAGGTCCCGCGCAACAAGTGGGATGAGTGGATCCGCGAAGGCCGCGTGCTGCTCAATGGCGAAGTTCCTACCAAGGGCGGCAGGAAGCTGAAAGCGGGCGATGTCATCGAAACCGAGTTGCCGGACATGACGCCTCCGGCCCGCCATTTGTTCGCTGAGACCATTGAACTGCCCACGCTCTTCGAAGACGCCCAGCTCTGGATCATCGACAAGCCCTCGGGCATGGTCGTGCATCCTGGACCGGGCCACGCGGGCGGCACCGTTGTGAATGCGCTGCTGGGAAGGCTGAAGGCCGCGCTTCCGATCGTGGACCTCGCCGAGGATGAAGCAGCGCTTGATCCCGAGGAAGAAGAAGCTCCCCGCGGTTGGCCGGGGCTGGTGCACCGGCTGGACCGCTTCACCTCGGGCTGCCTCTGCCTGACCAAGACCAAGGAAGCCCAGCTTTCGCTCCAGGCGCAATTCAAGGAGCGCGGCGTGGAAAAGCGCTACCTCGCCATGGTCCGCCACTCGCCCAAATTGCCGCAACTCGGTTCATTGCTCATCGACGAGCCGATCCTGCGCCACCGCACCGACCGCATGCGCATGACCATCGGAGGCTCAGGCCGCCCCTCGCAAACGCGCATCCGCGTGCTTTCCCGCACGCCCAGCGTCGCGCTCCTGGAATGCGAACTGCTGACCGGCCGCACCCACCAGATCCGGGTGCATCTGCAGCACATGCGGGCCCCACTCCTGGGGGATGGCCTCTACGGCGGGCCCATGCGCTGGCAGGACGTGGACAAGGAACCGCTGGAACTGCCCCATCCCTTCCTCCATGCCTGGAAGCTGGCGGTGGACCATCCCGTCAGCGGCGAACGCATTTCGGTGGAGGCCGCTATTCCCCAGGAATTCCGCGAGATCGCCGCGCGGCTAGGGCTGGCGCTGCCGGCATAA
- a CDS encoding prolipoprotein diacylglyceryl transferase, with the protein MHPYLFHIGSFGIGTYGLMMALAFFTALALAKRQGRLDGLSGEAVTDLAIAVLIAGVIGSKALMIIVGLLTPVGGDGHMAFRDIFTVGMLRAGGAVHGGIIAAAIVFFWKLRPKAGLPLRKTGDSLVPAVALGQAIGRIGCFMAGCCYGTSCDLPWAVTFTSPDAQQLSGTPLFEHIHPVQLYHFGTNLLICGILVLARRKRKFEGQIFSLYFILEGIGRVIVELWRGDLDRGAWLGQAWLTTGRLTAIGFIVLGIAIWAFSRKRLPYSPPKATPKEA; encoded by the coding sequence ATGCATCCCTACCTCTTCCACATCGGCAGCTTCGGCATCGGGACCTATGGCCTGATGATGGCATTGGCCTTTTTCACCGCCCTGGCTCTGGCGAAACGCCAGGGCCGCCTCGACGGGTTGTCAGGTGAAGCGGTCACGGACCTGGCCATCGCGGTGCTCATCGCGGGTGTGATCGGATCCAAGGCCCTGATGATCATCGTTGGCCTCCTGACCCCCGTAGGCGGCGACGGCCACATGGCCTTCCGCGACATCTTCACCGTAGGCATGCTGAGGGCCGGCGGGGCCGTGCACGGCGGCATCATCGCCGCGGCCATCGTGTTCTTCTGGAAGCTGCGCCCGAAAGCGGGCCTGCCCTTGCGCAAAACGGGCGACTCGCTGGTTCCAGCCGTGGCCCTGGGACAGGCCATCGGCCGCATCGGCTGCTTCATGGCCGGGTGCTGCTACGGCACCTCTTGCGATCTTCCGTGGGCAGTCACTTTCACGAGCCCGGATGCCCAGCAATTGTCAGGAACGCCCCTTTTCGAACACATCCATCCGGTGCAGCTCTACCACTTCGGGACCAACCTGCTCATCTGCGGAATCCTGGTCCTGGCCCGCCGCAAGCGGAAGTTCGAAGGCCAGATCTTTTCGCTCTACTTCATCCTGGAAGGCATCGGCCGCGTCATCGTGGAATTGTGGCGCGGCGATCTGGACCGGGGGGCCTGGCTGGGCCAGGCCTGGCTCACCACCGGCCGCCTCACGGCCATCGGCTTCATCGTGCTGGGCATCGCCATCTGGGCCTTCTCACGGAAACGCCTGCCTTACAGCCCACCCAAAGCAACCCCGAAGGAAGCCTGA
- the lpxD gene encoding UDP-3-O-(3-hydroxymyristoyl)glucosamine N-acyltransferase — protein MHKGSITAQELAHALNGTLLHCPPGMLLHEVRPLDEAGPGHLSFLANPKYASKALKAEAGLILVDAKTLLGDRPVLVVENPYWAFAQSIAWLHPEPEPAWEPAPIHSTAEIAAGARIAPGVTIGARTVVGDGCVLHPGVHIGDDCVLGEGCELFSGVVLYRRTKVGQNVRIHANSVLGSDGYGYVLVDGRHQKVPQMGWVEVGDEVEIGACVTVDRGVLGPTRIGSGTKVDNQCQIAHNVQVGEHCLIVSMTGISGSSKIGDYVTLAGKVGVVGHIEIGARSIVGGGSIVAKSLPEGSFVTGYPARPHKEWVEAQAAVNRLPKILKKLQRG, from the coding sequence ATGCACAAGGGAAGCATCACGGCCCAGGAATTGGCCCATGCGCTGAACGGCACGCTTCTCCATTGTCCCCCAGGAATGCTCCTTCACGAAGTGCGCCCTCTGGATGAAGCAGGGCCGGGGCATCTGAGTTTCCTCGCCAACCCGAAGTACGCCTCGAAAGCATTGAAGGCCGAAGCGGGCCTGATCCTGGTGGACGCCAAAACCTTATTGGGCGACCGCCCGGTGCTGGTCGTTGAAAATCCCTACTGGGCCTTCGCCCAGAGCATCGCCTGGCTGCATCCGGAACCCGAACCCGCATGGGAGCCGGCGCCCATCCATTCCACCGCTGAGATTGCCGCCGGCGCGCGCATCGCTCCTGGCGTGACCATCGGAGCCCGCACGGTCGTGGGGGATGGCTGCGTGCTGCACCCGGGCGTCCATATCGGCGATGACTGCGTGCTTGGCGAGGGCTGCGAACTTTTTTCCGGCGTGGTGCTCTACCGGCGCACCAAGGTCGGCCAGAACGTGCGGATCCACGCCAACAGCGTGCTGGGCAGCGATGGCTACGGCTACGTGCTGGTGGACGGGCGGCACCAGAAAGTGCCCCAGATGGGTTGGGTGGAGGTGGGCGATGAAGTCGAAATCGGCGCCTGCGTCACCGTGGACCGCGGCGTGCTGGGGCCGACGCGCATCGGGTCGGGCACCAAGGTGGACAACCAGTGCCAGATCGCCCACAACGTGCAGGTGGGCGAGCACTGCCTCATCGTGAGCATGACCGGCATCAGCGGCTCTTCCAAGATCGGCGACTATGTGACGCTCGCGGGCAAAGTGGGTGTGGTGGGCCATATCGAAATCGGCGCCCGCAGCATCGTCGGCGGCGGCAGCATCGTGGCCAAGAGCCTGCCCGAGGGCAGCTTCGTCACGGGCTACCCCGCGCGTCCCCACAAGGAATGGGTGGAGGCGCAGGCCGCCGTGAACCGCCTGCCGAAAATATTGAAGAAACTGCAGCGTGGTTGA
- the hrpB gene encoding ATP-dependent helicase HrpB: MKPLSPLPIDPLLPQVLASLKHIPNLVITADPGAGKTTRVPRALLDGGLLSEGECWVLEPRRLAARLAAMRVADELGEGLGERAGYAVRFEQKVSKATRIRFVTEGLLLRRLQTDPLLNGIAVVVLDEFHERHLHTDLAITLLRRLQLEDRPDLNLLVMSATLDAGPVAAFLDAPVLQSEGRVFPVDLSYSDRPDDRPVSIQVAEAVERLYAAGLKGHTLVFLPGAAEIRACIKSCEGLAQRLGLRIFPLHGELSADAQSQAIAPSFIPKIILSTNVAESSVTLDGIGAVVDSGLGREAQHSPWSGLPSLRTARISQARCIQRAGRAGRTGPGFCVRLFTESEFNARPAFDTPELRRADLAEPMLVLHGLGIPSPGDVDWFEAPPPASVEAAEKLLRWLGALDSGGTLTTVGRTMLQEPLHPRLGRLVAAGDQSGIPRLARLAAALLETGDLAARQNLDHAQPADGRPVLSDLLLRLDQYAEVEAAHFNAGACRAAGLDGAAVHRAHQAAKSLLRDAPDADEPSDAEARLLKALLRAYPDRLAKRGGGATVAFVGGGGARLDARSRVKTDLLLALEADQVKRGAGSETTVRSASAVEADWLLEVFPERLRDTEELVFNASKDRVERIVRLWFEDLCIDESRGPALGGQIGVADVLADALLRKGLGEDQDKVDRLLDRADFLAKHREDLGLPDREHLRHRLLAKACEGAVSLRDLKAIDWNWSLKSMLGDEAARLLETWAPDTVQLPKGRPAKIQYGGESPWIEARLQEFWGLKKGPAIAGGAVPLILHLLAPNMRAVQVTTDLKGFWERVYKELRPGLSRRYPKHHWPE, translated from the coding sequence ATGAAACCGCTTTCCCCGCTTCCCATCGACCCGCTGCTGCCACAGGTTCTGGCCTCGCTGAAGCACATCCCGAACCTGGTCATCACGGCCGATCCTGGGGCGGGGAAAACCACGCGGGTGCCCCGGGCGCTGCTCGATGGCGGCCTGCTCTCGGAGGGCGAATGCTGGGTGCTGGAGCCGCGGAGGCTGGCGGCCCGGCTGGCGGCCATGCGCGTGGCTGACGAATTGGGGGAAGGCCTCGGGGAGCGCGCGGGCTACGCGGTGCGCTTCGAGCAGAAGGTTTCCAAGGCCACGCGCATCCGTTTCGTCACCGAGGGACTGCTGCTGCGGCGGCTGCAAACTGATCCGTTATTGAACGGCATCGCCGTGGTGGTGCTGGATGAATTTCACGAGCGGCACCTGCACACGGACCTGGCCATCACCCTGCTGCGGCGGCTGCAGCTCGAAGATAGGCCGGACTTGAACCTGCTGGTCATGTCCGCCACGCTGGATGCGGGTCCTGTGGCGGCATTCCTGGACGCACCGGTGTTGCAAAGCGAGGGCCGCGTCTTTCCGGTGGATTTGAGCTATTCCGATCGTCCCGATGACCGGCCGGTTTCAATCCAGGTGGCCGAAGCCGTGGAGCGACTATACGCCGCGGGCCTGAAGGGCCACACGCTGGTTTTCCTTCCGGGCGCGGCGGAGATCCGCGCCTGCATCAAGAGCTGCGAGGGCCTTGCTCAGCGCCTAGGATTGCGCATCTTTCCGCTTCACGGCGAGTTGAGCGCCGACGCCCAATCCCAGGCCATCGCGCCATCCTTCATTCCCAAAATCATCCTGAGCACCAACGTGGCGGAGAGCTCCGTGACGCTTGACGGCATTGGCGCGGTGGTGGACTCGGGCCTGGGCCGCGAAGCCCAGCACTCGCCCTGGAGCGGCCTGCCGAGCCTGCGCACCGCGCGCATCAGCCAGGCGCGCTGCATCCAGCGGGCGGGCCGGGCCGGCCGCACCGGGCCTGGCTTTTGCGTGCGGCTGTTCACGGAAAGCGAGTTCAATGCGCGGCCAGCCTTTGACACGCCGGAGCTGCGGAGGGCGGACCTGGCCGAGCCCATGCTGGTCCTGCATGGCCTGGGCATTCCCTCGCCCGGCGATGTGGATTGGTTCGAAGCGCCGCCCCCGGCCTCCGTGGAGGCGGCGGAAAAGCTGCTGCGCTGGCTCGGGGCCCTGGACTCAGGAGGCACGTTGACGACAGTGGGCCGGACCATGCTCCAGGAACCCCTCCACCCGCGCCTGGGGCGGTTGGTGGCGGCCGGTGACCAGTCGGGCATCCCGCGCCTGGCGCGGCTGGCCGCGGCCCTGCTGGAGACCGGAGATCTGGCGGCGAGGCAGAACCTGGATCATGCCCAGCCCGCCGATGGCAGGCCGGTGCTTTCAGATCTGCTGCTGCGCCTGGATCAATACGCTGAGGTCGAAGCGGCCCATTTCAACGCGGGCGCCTGCCGTGCCGCGGGCCTGGATGGCGCGGCTGTGCATCGCGCCCACCAGGCGGCCAAAAGCCTGCTGCGGGACGCGCCGGATGCCGATGAGCCATCCGATGCGGAAGCCCGGTTGCTGAAGGCCCTTCTGCGGGCCTACCCGGACCGCCTGGCCAAGCGGGGCGGCGGGGCCACGGTCGCCTTTGTGGGGGGAGGCGGAGCCAGGCTGGATGCCCGCAGCCGTGTGAAAACGGATCTTCTGCTCGCCCTGGAGGCCGACCAGGTCAAGCGCGGGGCCGGAAGCGAAACCACCGTGCGTTCGGCCTCCGCAGTCGAGGCGGATTGGCTGTTGGAGGTCTTCCCCGAGCGGCTGAGAGACACCGAGGAACTGGTGTTCAATGCCTCGAAAGATCGGGTGGAGCGCATCGTCCGGCTATGGTTCGAGGACCTCTGCATCGATGAAAGCCGCGGGCCCGCGCTGGGGGGCCAAATCGGAGTCGCGGACGTGCTGGCGGATGCGCTGCTGCGGAAAGGCCTCGGCGAGGACCAGGACAAGGTGGACCGCCTGCTGGACCGAGCGGATTTCCTGGCCAAGCATCGGGAGGATCTGGGGCTTCCGGACCGCGAACACCTCCGCCACCGGCTGCTCGCCAAAGCCTGCGAGGGGGCCGTATCGCTGCGGGACCTGAAAGCCATCGACTGGAACTGGTCCCTGAAATCGATGCTGGGGGACGAGGCTGCGCGGTTGCTGGAAACCTGGGCGCCGGACACGGTGCAACTGCCCAAGGGCCGGCCCGCCAAAATCCAATACGGCGGCGAGTCCCCGTGGATCGAGGCCAGGCTCCAGGAATTCTGGGGGCTGAAAAAAGGCCCTGCCATCGCGGGCGGAGCCGTGCCGTTGATCCTGCATCTGCTCGCTCCCAACATGCGCGCCGTGCAGGTGACCACGGATCTCAAAGGTTTCTGGGAGCGGGTCTACAAGGAACTGCGTCCGGGTCTCTCCCGCAGATATCCCAAACATCATTGGCCGGAGTGA
- a CDS encoding pyridoxal phosphate-dependent aminotransferase, whose protein sequence is MALSESLDKVSLGKIVVIREQLMKAQATGQTVYRLESGDPSFSVAPHVLAALQAAAAAGKTHYIPNDGIPQLRAALRDKLRRKNRIPAVTENDIFVTNGAMHALFVTFCCLLANGEEVIVPDPMWTEVVENVKLAGGVPVGVPLKFEKGFEYDPADIRQRITPRTRAIFLNTPHNPTGAVLSKETLLEIVAIAEEHGLWIVSDEAYEDVLYAPNQHHSIASLAPHYLEKIVSVFSFSKSYAMSGLRVGCIVTTSAKLQSRIPKLLRCTINGVNSVAQWAALAALEGPQDQIAEMQAEYAVRRGLLFDALTGIEGLRVFKPNGGFCMWAELDPKLYARLGCANADELSEWLARMGIGSAPGDAFGETCHDAIRFAFSCDTAMVREGALALRRALTGPGLAAADQ, encoded by the coding sequence GTGGCACTCTCCGAGTCGCTGGACAAAGTTTCACTGGGCAAAATCGTCGTCATCCGCGAGCAGCTGATGAAGGCGCAAGCGACGGGCCAGACCGTGTACCGGTTGGAATCCGGCGATCCGAGCTTTTCGGTGGCGCCGCATGTGCTCGCCGCGCTGCAGGCCGCGGCCGCGGCCGGGAAGACCCACTACATTCCCAATGACGGCATTCCCCAATTGCGGGCCGCCTTGCGGGACAAGCTGCGGCGCAAGAACCGCATCCCCGCGGTTACCGAGAACGACATCTTCGTCACCAACGGCGCCATGCATGCCCTCTTCGTGACCTTCTGCTGCCTGCTGGCCAATGGCGAGGAAGTCATCGTGCCGGACCCCATGTGGACCGAGGTGGTGGAGAACGTGAAGCTCGCCGGCGGCGTGCCCGTGGGGGTTCCGCTGAAATTCGAAAAGGGCTTCGAGTACGACCCCGCGGACATCCGGCAGCGCATCACGCCCCGCACCAGGGCCATCTTCCTGAACACGCCCCACAATCCCACCGGCGCGGTGCTGTCCAAGGAGACCCTGCTCGAGATCGTGGCCATCGCGGAGGAGCATGGCCTGTGGATCGTCAGCGACGAGGCCTACGAGGACGTGCTCTACGCGCCCAACCAGCATCATTCCATCGCCTCGCTGGCGCCCCACTACCTTGAAAAGATCGTCAGCGTCTTCTCCTTCTCGAAATCCTACGCCATGAGCGGGCTCCGGGTGGGCTGCATCGTCACCACCAGCGCCAAGCTCCAGAGCCGCATCCCGAAACTGCTGCGCTGCACCATCAATGGCGTCAACAGCGTGGCGCAATGGGCCGCGCTGGCCGCCCTCGAAGGCCCCCAGGACCAGATCGCGGAGATGCAGGCGGAATATGCCGTGCGGCGCGGGCTGCTGTTCGACGCCCTGACGGGCATCGAGGGCCTGCGCGTCTTCAAGCCCAATGGCGGATTCTGCATGTGGGCCGAGCTGGATCCGAAGCTCTATGCGCGGCTGGGCTGCGCCAACGCCGACGAGCTGTCGGAATGGCTGGCCAGGATGGGCATCGGCAGCGCGCCGGGCGATGCCTTCGGCGAGACCTGCCACGACGCCATCCGCTTCGCGTTCAGCTGCGATACGGCGATGGTGCGCGAGGGAGCCCTGGCGCTCAGGCGGGCATTGACGGGGCCGGGCCTCGCGGCCGCGGACCAGTGA
- a CDS encoding carbon-nitrogen family hydrolase: MRAAIVQMQIVDGDPAVNLCRAAELINANPGADLYVIPELWTTGYAHGCWSDAARNSTPDICGDLQALAEANQAWIAGSMISQNAEGHLVNRLWAFPPDGEPPVHYDKGHLFRPMQEHLHLAAGKHRVRRRIAGVETALSICFDLRFPEMYRRDAVDGAEMFLVVSEWPHPRSETLRTLARARAMENQAYLALSNRVGRGADGTDFCGGSMVVAPDGAVLAEAGEVEAVVFAEIDAAKVREARSAFPVLGLRAEGLDF; encoded by the coding sequence ATGCGGGCCGCCATCGTCCAGATGCAGATCGTGGACGGTGATCCGGCCGTCAATCTGTGCCGCGCCGCTGAGCTGATCAACGCCAACCCCGGGGCGGATCTTTACGTCATTCCGGAGCTGTGGACAACGGGTTACGCGCATGGCTGCTGGAGCGATGCCGCCCGGAACTCGACTCCGGACATCTGCGGCGATCTGCAGGCACTGGCCGAGGCGAACCAGGCCTGGATCGCCGGCAGCATGATCAGCCAGAACGCCGAGGGGCACCTCGTGAACCGGCTCTGGGCCTTTCCCCCGGATGGCGAGCCGCCGGTCCATTACGATAAAGGCCACCTGTTCCGGCCCATGCAGGAGCACCTTCATCTGGCGGCAGGCAAACACCGGGTCCGGCGGCGCATCGCTGGTGTCGAGACCGCGCTCAGCATCTGTTTCGACCTGCGTTTCCCGGAAATGTACCGCCGCGATGCGGTGGACGGCGCGGAGATGTTCCTGGTGGTGTCCGAATGGCCCCATCCGCGCAGCGAAACCCTCCGCACCCTCGCCCGGGCCCGCGCCATGGAGAACCAGGCCTACCTCGCACTATCGAACCGCGTGGGCCGGGGCGCCGATGGCACGGACTTCTGCGGCGGCTCCATGGTCGTGGCGCCCGATGGCGCGGTCCTGGCCGAGGCGGGCGAAGTGGAGGCGGTCGTCTTCGCGGAAATCGATGCTGCGAAGGTGCGCGAGGCGCGCAGCGCTTTTCCGGTGCTGGGGCTCAGGGCGGAGGGGTTGGATTTCTGA
- a CDS encoding GNAT family N-acetyltransferase, whose product MAAKMTFRPIRPEDDAAVAAIIRTVMPQFGADGPGFAIHDPEVDGMRAAYSVPGAAYFVVEAEDGRVIGGGGIARLEGGEPGVCELRKMYFLDEARGLGMGEKLLRHCLSVATELGYQTCYLETLSGMDAAMRLYEKLGFKKLCAPMGATGHGGCDRWYARELR is encoded by the coding sequence ATGGCCGCCAAGATGACCTTCCGCCCCATCCGCCCCGAGGACGATGCCGCAGTGGCCGCCATCATCCGCACGGTGATGCCGCAGTTCGGGGCGGACGGTCCTGGCTTCGCCATCCATGATCCGGAAGTGGATGGAATGCGCGCGGCCTATTCGGTTCCGGGCGCGGCCTATTTCGTGGTTGAAGCGGAGGATGGCCGCGTCATCGGCGGGGGCGGCATCGCCAGGCTCGAAGGCGGGGAACCCGGCGTCTGTGAATTGCGGAAGATGTATTTCCTGGATGAAGCCCGCGGCCTCGGCATGGGTGAAAAGCTGCTGCGCCACTGCCTTTCCGTGGCAACGGAGCTGGGTTATCAAACCTGCTACCTGGAAACCCTGAGCGGCATGGACGCCGCCATGCGCCTCTATGAAAAGCTCGGTTTCAAGAAGCTCTGCGCGCCCATGGGAGCCACGGGCCATGGCGGGTGCGACCGCTGGTACGCGCGGGAGCTGCGGTGA
- a CDS encoding holo-ACP synthase, whose product MIIGLGTDLCPPSRWKHLVERFGAEKCANKFLHADEAAYLLGGNRERLAERLAGRWALREAFGKALGLGLSGWSWKSLRYMNGKLWPEGNLQGLLASRGISRIHASISHDGDIAMAFVVLERVV is encoded by the coding sequence GTGATCATCGGCCTCGGCACGGATCTATGTCCGCCTTCGCGGTGGAAGCATCTGGTCGAACGGTTCGGCGCCGAGAAGTGCGCGAACAAATTCCTGCACGCGGACGAGGCCGCCTACCTGCTCGGGGGGAACCGGGAGCGCCTGGCGGAACGGCTGGCGGGACGCTGGGCGCTGAGGGAGGCCTTCGGAAAAGCCCTTGGGCTGGGGCTGAGCGGATGGTCCTGGAAATCGCTGCGCTACATGAACGGGAAACTGTGGCCGGAAGGAAACCTGCAAGGCCTTCTCGCCTCCCGCGGCATTTCGCGCATCCATGCTTCCATCAGCCACGATGGGGACATCGCCATGGCCTTCGTGGTCTTAGAGCGTGTTGTATAA
- a CDS encoding ComF family protein, with protein sequence MPSFEMPKKLPFLGAFLRLRSEALRCRCCLGELREGSEAGLCGRCWSGLAPLPPDRCGRCALAHGSDRECPEPVAWTHGDALWDYHSGRPALGALLMPGIKAGEWGWRAALLGRAGTAPLPEFASGVDLVTTVPAHPWRRWSRGFDLAEDVARILAGRIAKPFAPLLRKSIRSPRQAGLPESRRRRLPQKAFALDGRADIKGRTILLVDDVWTTGTTLLRCAQRLRKAGATEIRVLTLFRAL encoded by the coding sequence GTGCCCTCATTCGAAATGCCGAAAAAGCTCCCCTTCCTGGGAGCTTTTTTGCGTCTGCGTAGCGAAGCACTGCGGTGCCGATGCTGCCTGGGCGAGCTTCGGGAAGGTTCAGAAGCGGGACTATGCGGACGCTGCTGGTCGGGTCTCGCGCCGCTGCCGCCGGACCGCTGCGGGCGTTGCGCCCTGGCCCACGGCAGCGATCGCGAATGTCCTGAACCCGTGGCCTGGACCCATGGCGACGCGCTGTGGGACTACCACAGCGGCCGGCCGGCCCTGGGCGCGTTGCTCATGCCCGGCATCAAGGCCGGCGAATGGGGCTGGCGGGCGGCGCTGCTGGGCCGCGCTGGAACAGCGCCTCTACCGGAATTCGCTTCGGGAGTGGACCTCGTCACCACGGTGCCCGCCCACCCCTGGCGCAGATGGAGCCGGGGCTTCGATCTGGCGGAAGACGTGGCCCGGATCCTGGCTGGACGCATCGCGAAACCCTTTGCGCCGCTGCTCCGGAAATCCATCCGAAGTCCGCGCCAGGCGGGCCTTCCGGAAAGCAGGCGGCGGCGCCTGCCCCAGAAAGCCTTTGCGTTGGATGGACGCGCGGATATCAAAGGCAGGACCATCTTGCTGGTGGACGATGTCTGGACCACGGGCACCACGCTGCTGCGCTGCGCGCAGCGGCTCCGGAAAGCCGGGGCCACGGAAATCCGCGTGCTGACGCTATTCCGGGCGCTTTAA
- a CDS encoding amino acid permease, with translation MPVADRPPTRNQYFATKSLKLLLEEAEGEGENRLRRILGPVQLTALGIGAIIGAGIFVATGAAAHNVAGPSLMLSYVVAGITCIFAALCYAEFAAMVPVAGSAFTYAYATLGELFAWIIGWDLVLEYAVGSATVATGWSGYFQNVLAKLGIHVPKLLTESPWKYNAATGGFDSTGSFINLPAVIIVIIVTAVLVKGIQESANFNAAMVGIKVAAVLFVIGVGAFFIEKANWNPFAPYGWTGLSFFGHHIAGQLSPTGEPRGMLAGAAIIFFAYIGFDSVSTHTEEAKNPKRDVPIGIVTSLVVCTILYILVVAVLTGMVKYDQLDTAAPVSLAFAAKGIGWAEGLIATAGVAGITSVLLVMMLSGPRVFMAMARDGLVPKGFFGDVHPRFRTPWKSTIAIGVFVICLAGFLPIDALLHLTNIGTLFAFVIVCGAVLIMRRTNPDAERPFRCPMVPVVPIMGILMCLLLMFSLPAANWLRLLAWLALGMAIYFFYGRHHSVIRKQMESGEV, from the coding sequence ATGCCCGTGGCCGACCGCCCACCGACCAGGAACCAGTATTTCGCCACCAAGTCATTGAAGCTTCTGCTGGAGGAAGCCGAAGGCGAAGGCGAGAACCGGCTCCGCAGGATCCTCGGCCCCGTGCAGCTCACGGCCCTCGGCATCGGGGCCATCATCGGCGCCGGCATCTTCGTGGCCACCGGAGCCGCCGCGCACAACGTCGCGGGGCCATCCCTCATGCTCTCCTATGTGGTGGCTGGCATCACCTGCATCTTCGCGGCGCTCTGCTATGCGGAATTCGCAGCCATGGTGCCGGTGGCCGGCTCGGCCTTCACCTACGCCTATGCCACGCTGGGCGAGCTGTTCGCCTGGATCATCGGCTGGGACCTGGTGCTGGAATACGCCGTGGGCAGCGCCACCGTGGCCACCGGCTGGTCGGGCTACTTCCAGAACGTGCTTGCCAAATTGGGGATCCATGTCCCCAAGCTCCTCACCGAATCCCCCTGGAAATACAACGCGGCCACGGGTGGATTCGATTCCACAGGATCCTTCATCAACCTTCCGGCCGTCATCATCGTGATCATCGTGACCGCCGTTCTGGTGAAGGGCATCCAGGAAAGCGCCAACTTCAATGCCGCCATGGTGGGCATCAAGGTGGCCGCCGTGCTTTTCGTGATCGGCGTGGGCGCCTTCTTCATCGAGAAGGCCAACTGGAATCCCTTCGCGCCCTACGGCTGGACAGGCCTCAGTTTCTTCGGCCACCACATCGCCGGACAACTGTCGCCCACCGGCGAACCCCGGGGAATGCTCGCCGGAGCCGCCATCATCTTCTTCGCTTATATAGGCTTCGATTCGGTTTCCACCCACACGGAGGAGGCGAAGAATCCGAAGCGCGACGTGCCCATCGGCATCGTGACTTCGCTCGTCGTATGCACCATTCTCTACATCCTGGTGGTGGCTGTGCTCACCGGCATGGTCAAGTACGACCAGCTCGACACCGCCGCACCGGTTTCCCTCGCGTTCGCAGCCAAGGGCATCGGATGGGCCGAGGGCCTGATCGCGACCGCAGGCGTGGCGGGCATCACCTCCGTGCTCCTGGTGATGATGCTCAGCGGCCCCCGGGTCTTCATGGCGATGGCGCGCGACGGACTGGTTCCCAAAGGGTTCTTCGGCGATGTGCACCCCCGCTTTCGGACGCCTTGGAAATCCACCATCGCCATCGGCGTCTTCGTGATCTGCCTGGCCGGGTTCCTGCCCATCGATGCGCTTCTGCACCTCACGAACATCGGCACATTGTTCGCTTTCGTCATCGTATGCGGGGCGGTGCTCATCATGCGGCGCACGAACCCCGATGCCGAGCGCCCCTTCCGCTGCCCCATGGTGCCGGTGGTGCCGATCATGGGGATCCTGATGTGCCTGTTGTTGATGTTCTCCCTGCCTGCCGCGAATTGGCTGAGGCTCCTCGCCTGGCTGGCGCTGGGCATGGCGATCTACTTCTTCTACGGCCGCCACCACAGCGTGATCCGCAAGCAGATGGAGTCGGGGGAAGTCTAG